In the Streptomyces sp. SJL17-4 genome, CGTACCGGTCTCGGTGCCCGTGCCCGTGCCCGTGCCGGTGCCGGTCGAGCCGTCGTTCACGTCGGGCAGCTGGCCGCCGTGGCCCGAGTAGCTGAAGAGCAGGATGTCGCCGGGGCCGAGCCGGGCGGCCGCCTCGCCGAGCACGGCGGTGACGTTGGCGACGGTCCCTTCGGGGGTGAGCAGGACCGTGCTCTCGAATCCGGCGGCACGGGCGAGCCGCGCCATGTCGTGGGCGTCGTTCTCGCAGGCGATCAGGGTGCCTTCCCAGCCCTCGTAACGGGCGGGGTCGACGCTGTTGAGTCCGACGTGAAGGGCGAGTCCGGTGGCCATGGGGTGCCTCCTGACGGAAGAGGAGGAAGGCGGGAGGGCGGAGAGGTACCGGGGGCGTCTGATCGAGTGGCCTGCGGTCCGGCACCGAGCGCGGCCCTCTCCACGCGGTACCTACATCGTATGAACCCTTCCGATCCCCCGCCCCCTCCGGGGCCGGACGCCGCCCGCCGCGCGGCGCTCGCCGACCGCACCGGCTACGACGAGGCCTTCCTCGGTCCGGTCGTCCCGCTGCCGCTCCCGGTACGGCAGTCGGTCGGGACGGTGATCCTGCCCTACACCCACTTCACCGTGGTCTTCCGGCCCGACCGGCGGCTCGCGGCCTCGACGGCCGTGGGCATCGAGGGACGGGAGCTCCAGGAGGACGTACCCCGGGACGACGACTGGAAGTTCGACCCGCGGCTGCCCCGGGAGCAGCAGGCCGGCGACGACATCTACGAGAACAACAGCCTCGACCGCGGCCATCTGGTCCGCCGCCTCGACCCGGTCTGGGGACCCTCGGCCGTGGCCGTACGCGCCTCTGCGGACACGTTCCACTTCACGAACGCCGCTCCCCAGGCGGACGTCTTCAACCAGGGCAGGCAGGTCTGGCAGGGCCTGGAGAACTATCTGCTCGACCACGCCGCCGACTTCGACCGGAAGCTGACCGTCCTCACGGGCCCTGTGCTCCACGACTCCGACCCGCCGTACCGGGGGATCCAGGTGCCCATGCGCTTCTGGAAGGTGGCGGCGTTCCTCCAGGACGGGGCGCTCGCGGCGGCCGCGTACGTGCTCGACCAGAGCCCCGACCTGAGCCGGGACGCGGAGCGGGCGCTCGCGGGGGCGACGACCGGCGCGCCGCCTCCGCTCGGCCCGTTCCGTACGTACCAGGTGCCCGTCTCGGACGTCGCGGAGATCACGGAGCTGGAGTTCGGGCCGCTGCCCGATGTGGACGTGATGCCGGCGACGCGGGCACCCGAGGAGCGGTGGCGGCGCCTGGAGTCGTACGAGGACATCGTGCTGCATCCCTGAGCCGCACCTCGCGGGCACCACTGCCCCGCCACGCGCGCCCGTCCCGTCCCGTCCCCACAGCGATTGCGACCGTTCGGGGCCGGTGAAACGATGGGAGGGTCGGGCCGTCCGGCCCGATCACGTCCCGGCGCCGGAGCGACCGGCGCTGCGCCAAGAGCGCCGGGCAGGTGCGGAATGCCGCTCACCGAAACCGAGTGGGGACTCGTCGCCAGTTGGGTGCGGGACCACCTCCTCGACACCCCCGAACCACGCGAGAAGCTGCTGAGTTCCGGCCTCCCGGCCGATTTCGTCGACGACCTGCCGCTCACCCCGGAACCCGACCGGAACGCCCTTCTGGTGGTCGCGGCCGCCCGCCGGGACATCGCCCACCAGCGTCGGCTGCTCGCCGTCCTCACCGGTCTCGACACGCTGGGCGCCATCGACTCCCCGCACCTCTTCGAACAGGGCGCCGAGGCCCGGAACCTCCTCGTCCGGCTGCGGGAGGACGAGAGCCTGCGGCGCTCGCCGCGGGACCCCTTCCACAGCCATCTCCTGAAGCACGGGACGGCGGTCTTCCTGGACCGGTCCGAGCTCCGCGAGAAACTGCGGGGCTTCCTCGCGGACCCGGAGCAGACGGTGTTCATCGTCGACGGTCCCCCGGACAGCGGCCGCTCCTACACGTACGAGTTCATCCGACACATGGGCCAGCACGAGGACTTCCGTCCGATACGGGTCACCCTGTCCCGTACGTCGACGGCGGCGGGTCTGATGGAGCGGCTGTCGGCCTTCGTCGCGGGGCCGACGGCCGAGGGATTCCCGTTGAACCCCACACGGTTGAACGATCCACTGCCTTGTCTGGAGGACGCGGCGCACCGGATCGTCGCGCGTGCCACCGCGGCCGAGGGCCGCTTCTGGCTGGTCCTCGACGACTGCGACCGGCTCGACCCGCACTCGGACGTGTGGGACGCCATCGGCGTCCTGGCGCGGGCGATCTACGAGCACACCCCGGTGCGCGCCGACAACGTGCCCCGTCTGGTGCTGCTCGGGTACGCCACGACGATGCGCCAGCTCCCGTACGAGATCCGCAAGAACGAGTGCCGGGACACCACGCGTCTCGCCGACGAGGGCGATCTCCGCACCTTCTTCCGGGAGTTCTTCACCGACACCACCTCCCCGGGGCAGGAGGACACCGTCCGGGCGCTGACCGAGACGGCCGTGGCCGAGGTGCTGCGTGCCGTCGACTCCCCCTCGAACGGTGACAGTTACATGCGCAGGCTGTGTACGGCCGTGGAGGACGTCGTACGGCTCCACCGGGCGCTGCCGCCGACCGCGCCGGGTTCCGACGGGGTCGCCCGCCTCCTGCGCGACGCCCTGCGCGCGAGCCTCACCGCTCCCGCCGCCGCCCTGCTCGATCCACGCCGCTCCTACCGGGAAGCCGCCTGCCTGCTCCAGGAGTTCGACCCGGCGCTGCTCCGTCTGCCCGGCGAGGAGCGGTCCACCGGGCGGGCCGTCCTGGAGCTCGTCGACGACAGCACCGCGCTGCTCTCCCCCGGGGCGACGGTCTGGACGCTGAAGCCCGAGGTCCGCGAGGCGGCCCTCGCGGGCCTCGCGGGCCCCGGGGCCGCGCTGGACGTCCTGCGGACCAATATCGGCCTGCGGCCCGAGGGCCCCGGCCCGGAACGCACGGCCCTCGCCCTCCTCACCGGCACCGGAGCGGCCCTGCCGCCCGCGGACCTCCAGGCCCGGCCCCAACCGCAACCCCAGGCTCCGGCCCCACCCGACGCGCGGGCCCACCCCCAGCCCCACCTGGACGACGTCGAGGAGCTGTCCCACACGCTTCAGGCCGTGCTCTGGCTGAGCCGGGTGCCCGGCGTGACGGGGCTGCCCCCCGTCGACGAGGTCCAGCAGCGGCTCGAAACGGCCCGGCTGCTCCAGCCGATGCACCGGCTGATCCGGGGCACCTTCCACGGCCGCACCGCCGAACTGGACGCCCTGCACGCCTACATCGCGCTGCCCGAGGAGCCGGCGGAACCCCCGATACTCCTCCACGGCATCGGCGGCATCGGCAAGAGCACCCTGCTCGCCAAGTTCCTCGTCGACGCCCTGACCGCGTCGCCCACCGGATTCCCCTTCGCCTACATCGACTTCGCGCGTCCCACGCTCTCCGTCCACGAACCGGCCACCGTGATCGCGGAGATGGCCCGGCAGCTCGGGATCCAGCATCCCGCCCTGCACACCGAGTTCGAGGCACTCGCCGACGAGTGCGAGCGGACGGCGGCGGACCAGCGCGGGGAACGCAACGAGCTCGACGAACTCCATCAACTGGCCGGCATCCGGGCCACTCTCGCCCGCGACTACTCTGCCGACTTCCACACCCGCGCCAGCGCCCGGGAGCAGGACCTCGCGCGCCGGATCGCGTCCCTGGTCGCCGCGGCCGTCCGGCCGGCGTCCGGCGGGGCTCCGCCGCCGTTCGTCGTCGTTCTCGACTCCGCCGAGGAGGCCCAGTACCGGGGCTCCCCTCTCATCTCCCGGATGTGGGCCATCTGGACGGCGCTGCGGGCGGACTACTCCCGTCTCCGGTTCATCGTCTCCGGACGGGCTCCGTTCGACCATCCGGCCCGGGTCCTCACCCCGCGCACGATGGAGCTCAGCGAGCTCGACCACCAGGCCTCCGTGGACCTCCTCCTCTCCTCCGGGGTCGCCGACGAGGCGCTCGCCGAGGACCTCGCGGAGCGGATCGGCGGCCATCCGCTGAGCCTCAAGCTGGCGGCCCGCACGGCGGTCACCGTGGGCGGCGACTCCCCCTCGCTCGGCGGGCTGCTGCGCGGACTCCCCTCCCGGCGACGCTACTTCGACCGCCAGGTCGACCAGATGCTCATCCAGGGCACGCTGTACGACCGCATCCTCAAGCACATCGCGGAGGACGACGTCCGGGCCCTCGTCCAGGCGGGCCTCGCGCTCCGCTTCATCACCCCCGACCTCGTCCGGGAGGTCCTCGCGGGCCCGGCGGGGCTGGATGTGGAAAGCGCCGCGGAGGCCCGGCGGCTCTACGGGCTGCTCACCTCGCGCGTCGACCTGATGGAGTCGGCCGGACCCGACGCCATCCGGCACCGGGCCGATCTACGGGCCATCATGCTGCGTCTCTCGGACCGTGCGCGGACCGATCTGATGCGGGCCGTCGACCGCAGCGCCGTCGCGTACTACGCGGTCCGCGAGGGAGCCAGGAACCGCGCCGAGGAGATCTACCACCGCCTCCGGCTCGGCGAGAACCCCCGTACGGTGGAGGAGCGTTGGGATTCCGACGTCGCCACCTACCTGGGCGGTTCGACCCATCTGGAGATGCCGCCCCGCTCGGCCGCCTTCCTCCTCGGCCGGATCGGTGGCCACGTGCCCGACCAGATCATGACCGAGGCCGACCAGGAGGACTGGGAGCGGATCGCCACGCGCGAGGTCGAGGACCTGCTCACCCAGGGGTATGTGGAGGCCGCCGCGCAACGGCTCGCGGAGCGGCGCCCGTGGACGCCGTGCAGCCGGCTGCACGCGCTGCTCGCCGAGACCCTCGCCCGCTCCGGGCGGACGGCCGAGGCACGCGCGAGCGCCGAGCGGGACGTGGACCGGGCCGGGGAGGCCGGCTGCGCGGAGACCCAGCTCGAACTGCTCCAGCTGTCGGCGCGGCTCGCCCAGGACTCGGGCGACTTCGCGGACGCGGACCGGGACCTCCAGGAGGCCGAGGAGATCGCGGCGGGTCTGGGGCTGCGGTTCGAGTCCCTGGGCATCCTCGTCGCCCGGTCGCGACTCGCCGGCCTCTCGGACGTCGACGCCGCCCCGTCGCGGGAGCGGCTCGCCCGGACGCTGCGCGGGATGCCCGACGCCGACCTGGCCCGGCAGCCGTCCCTGGCCCGTACGGCGGCGGCCACGGCCTGCCCGGAGGATCCCCGGATCCTGGAGCACACCCTGCGGCTGGTGGGGCTTCCGGCGGACGAGGAGACGGTGGTGACCGAGCTCGCCCGCTGGATCGACACCACTCTCACCGACGAGCCCGGACTCCGCCGACCGCTGACCCGCATCCTGGAGACGGCGGCCGGAACACTCGCCGCGTTCCCGGGTGACACGCCGCCACGCCTGGACCGCGAGCGGATCGAGTGGGACCTGCGGGAGGCGCGGCGGCGCGGCACCCTGGACAGTGTCGCCCGGGAGGCGCTCACGCT is a window encoding:
- a CDS encoding DNA/RNA non-specific endonuclease translates to MNPSDPPPPPGPDAARRAALADRTGYDEAFLGPVVPLPLPVRQSVGTVILPYTHFTVVFRPDRRLAASTAVGIEGRELQEDVPRDDDWKFDPRLPREQQAGDDIYENNSLDRGHLVRRLDPVWGPSAVAVRASADTFHFTNAAPQADVFNQGRQVWQGLENYLLDHAADFDRKLTVLTGPVLHDSDPPYRGIQVPMRFWKVAAFLQDGALAAAAYVLDQSPDLSRDAERALAGATTGAPPPLGPFRTYQVPVSDVAEITELEFGPLPDVDVMPATRAPEERWRRLESYEDIVLHP
- a CDS encoding trypsin-like peptidase domain-containing protein, with the translated sequence MPLTETEWGLVASWVRDHLLDTPEPREKLLSSGLPADFVDDLPLTPEPDRNALLVVAAARRDIAHQRRLLAVLTGLDTLGAIDSPHLFEQGAEARNLLVRLREDESLRRSPRDPFHSHLLKHGTAVFLDRSELREKLRGFLADPEQTVFIVDGPPDSGRSYTYEFIRHMGQHEDFRPIRVTLSRTSTAAGLMERLSAFVAGPTAEGFPLNPTRLNDPLPCLEDAAHRIVARATAAEGRFWLVLDDCDRLDPHSDVWDAIGVLARAIYEHTPVRADNVPRLVLLGYATTMRQLPYEIRKNECRDTTRLADEGDLRTFFREFFTDTTSPGQEDTVRALTETAVAEVLRAVDSPSNGDSYMRRLCTAVEDVVRLHRALPPTAPGSDGVARLLRDALRASLTAPAAALLDPRRSYREAACLLQEFDPALLRLPGEERSTGRAVLELVDDSTALLSPGATVWTLKPEVREAALAGLAGPGAALDVLRTNIGLRPEGPGPERTALALLTGTGAALPPADLQARPQPQPQAPAPPDARAHPQPHLDDVEELSHTLQAVLWLSRVPGVTGLPPVDEVQQRLETARLLQPMHRLIRGTFHGRTAELDALHAYIALPEEPAEPPILLHGIGGIGKSTLLAKFLVDALTASPTGFPFAYIDFARPTLSVHEPATVIAEMARQLGIQHPALHTEFEALADECERTAADQRGERNELDELHQLAGIRATLARDYSADFHTRASAREQDLARRIASLVAAAVRPASGGAPPPFVVVLDSAEEAQYRGSPLISRMWAIWTALRADYSRLRFIVSGRAPFDHPARVLTPRTMELSELDHQASVDLLLSSGVADEALAEDLAERIGGHPLSLKLAARTAVTVGGDSPSLGGLLRGLPSRRRYFDRQVDQMLIQGTLYDRILKHIAEDDVRALVQAGLALRFITPDLVREVLAGPAGLDVESAAEARRLYGLLTSRVDLMESAGPDAIRHRADLRAIMLRLSDRARTDLMRAVDRSAVAYYAVREGARNRAEEIYHRLRLGENPRTVEERWDSDVATYLGGSTHLEMPPRSAAFLLGRIGGHVPDQIMTEADQEDWERIATREVEDLLTQGYVEAAAQRLAERRPWTPCSRLHALLAETLARSGRTAEARASAERDVDRAGEAGCAETQLELLQLSARLAQDSGDFADADRDLQEAEEIAAGLGLRFESLGILVARSRLAGLSDVDAAPSRERLARTLRGMPDADLARQPSLARTAAATACPEDPRILEHTLRLVGLPADEETVVTELARWIDTTLTDEPGLRRPLTRILETAAGTLAAFPGDTPPRLDRERIEWDLREARRRGTLDSVAREALTLRDGSGTLLLGVASAMNAGPLPHEAASPDAAGGVPGGGSAGDRAPAGRASAPWAGPRSRPRHSGTGLWTRPPPNAAGAALRKEPFLPQEELVRVRNAAMEAGLADRSLRPFLLKGIPGNFTATLEPLTDPREQIHADLNAMNQVERLIDGLVPLEIWLHNAIEETREPGPRAVLQSALDSVARAITGEAELPAEMMPGEMKEEIVFQDDTVPYGFLHGGIRAGASVALLRIPPYESGAPLLPSYPHGGTGWMIAPDLLITNHHVVMARSAEHPGVRPYVSDEDLRLQALMSRSRFDFVEEAAVAPEATAGELAAWDAGLDYAIVRLAPDQERRPTLRVATRPLLVGERQRVPVNIIQHPGGLPKRVALRNNLVYRADEHDILYFTDTRGGSSGSPVCLDDWTVVGLHRGTRKVDEVEFQGARTRFVNVGTQMSGILAHLREFTPELYQEIMAAQSGRPTPTRAANGPSGASEANGNGKPR